One window of the Verrucomicrobiota bacterium genome contains the following:
- a CDS encoding response regulator, whose product MNLSSSTERRRLLIIEDDAIISNVYRSRFEREGYEVEICADGQSGFYRLHESTFAAVVLDLMLPQMNGADILGKIRAQKRFEKLPVVVLTNAHLSQLADQARKAGANYVLSKSTTPPAQVVEAVNACLEGPTYAATGLVQVGGGRSLLPSGAESPAPLRQGSEPAGSPPAIADSNREPAWLLEPPSDAAGIRPTQEGRMLPYDAAKIPAKSAPVVNAPSELAQAQCGREPGVPAANNTPLLQTSGAPPRDAHTFIQEMRVWLKTLNKADDQPKKLACLQAMVGLVHPLAGSALPSDSPALRRLAEAFEALLWELYGKPTVITQSTLMTLAKTTDYLAQLMEHPEVGRDVAQPSVLVVDDDLFSRRATVKAMEKVQIKPTVEESPARALEQLQHTKFDLVITDVNMPGMSGFELCKQLRATPANRTTPVIFVTVQDDFERRTHSALSGGNELIGKPYLLMELAVKALGHVLRKPA is encoded by the coding sequence ATGAATCTATCTTCATCCACAGAACGCCGGCGGCTGCTTATCATTGAAGATGACGCCATCATCTCGAACGTGTATCGCAGCCGGTTTGAACGCGAGGGATACGAGGTGGAGATTTGCGCCGACGGGCAAAGCGGCTTTTATCGCCTGCATGAAAGCACCTTTGCGGCCGTGGTGTTGGACCTGATGCTGCCGCAGATGAACGGGGCGGACATTCTGGGTAAAATCCGCGCGCAGAAACGCTTCGAGAAACTGCCCGTGGTGGTATTGACCAATGCGCACCTTTCCCAACTGGCTGACCAAGCCCGGAAGGCGGGAGCCAATTACGTTTTAAGCAAAAGCACGACGCCTCCGGCGCAAGTGGTCGAAGCCGTTAATGCCTGTCTGGAAGGCCCTACTTATGCCGCCACGGGCTTGGTGCAAGTTGGCGGGGGGCGTTCGCTGTTGCCAAGCGGTGCCGAGAGCCCCGCCCCGCTTCGCCAAGGCAGTGAGCCAGCGGGCTCCCCGCCCGCCATCGCGGACTCAAATCGAGAGCCCGCCTGGCTCTTGGAGCCACCCTCTGACGCCGCTGGGATACGCCCGACGCAAGAGGGCCGGATGCTTCCCTACGACGCGGCGAAAATACCGGCGAAAAGCGCACCGGTGGTGAACGCCCCATCTGAGCTGGCCCAAGCGCAGTGCGGGAGGGAGCCTGGGGTGCCTGCCGCAAATAACACGCCGCTGCTGCAAACATCTGGCGCGCCGCCCCGGGACGCCCACACTTTTATCCAAGAGATGCGCGTCTGGCTCAAGACGCTTAACAAGGCGGATGACCAACCAAAGAAGCTGGCCTGCCTGCAAGCCATGGTCGGTCTGGTCCATCCGCTGGCCGGAAGCGCTTTGCCGTCCGATTCTCCGGCACTACGGCGCCTCGCCGAGGCTTTCGAGGCGTTGCTCTGGGAACTTTACGGAAAACCCACCGTCATCACGCAGTCCACTTTGATGACCCTGGCCAAGACGACCGATTATCTGGCTCAATTGATGGAGCATCCCGAGGTGGGCCGGGACGTGGCCCAACCGTCGGTGCTGGTGGTGGATGATGACCTATTTTCCCGGCGTGCCACCGTCAAAGCGATGGAGAAGGTCCAGATCAAGCCCACCGTCGAGGAAAGCCCGGCGCGGGCCTTGGAACAACTGCAGCACACCAAATTCGACCTGGTGATCACCGATGTGAATATGCCGGGCATGAGCGGATTTGAACTGTGCAAGCAGTTGCGCGCCACGCCAGCCAATCGTACCACGCCCGTGATTTTTGTGACCGTCCAGGATGATTTTGAACGGCGCACTCATTCCGCGCTCAGCGGGGGAAATGAACTGATCGGCAAGCCTTATCTCTTGATGGAATTGGCCGTCAAAGCACTCGGCCATGTGTTGAGGAAACCCGCCTGA